A stretch of the Candidatus Dormiibacterota bacterium genome encodes the following:
- a CDS encoding lipase maturation factor family protein codes for MTGPARPPNIFDDVGESPEVSTEDRLSPAAGKEGAPRDLGDRLARLRSRLGPPPSFWLTRFVILRLLGVVYFFAFLSLATQVLPLIGSHGLLPARSFLERATEYFGSHLDGFLQFPSLFWIDASDGLLVTLAWAGVGLSILVVLGFANSILLLLMWAIYMSYVHIGQDWYGYGWEIQLLETGFLAAFLCPLVDPRPFPRLPPPTPVIWLFRWLAFRIMLGAGLIKIRGDACWRDLTCLYYHYETQPIPNPLSRWLHFMPKWFHRGGVVWNHVCELAAPWLSFGPRRLRHVGGFLMVTFQIILILSGNLSFLNYLTIVPMLACFDDSLLRRVLPKAIVRRSEQAAARAGASAAQSIASAVLVVMVALLSYYPVKNLLSSHQAMNTSFNRLSLVNTYGAFGSVGKERREIVFEGTDDETITGATQWKEYEFEAKPGDPARRPALVAPYQPRLDWQIWFAAMSVPERYPWTVHLIWKLLHNDRGVLGLLANDPFPDHPPRTIRAQYYRYEFAPPGNPEGVYWRRTLLGTWIPPLSADDPRLRRFLAAHGWLPDGGSP; via the coding sequence TTGACCGGGCCGGCGAGGCCCCCTAACATCTTCGACGACGTGGGCGAGTCCCCCGAGGTGTCGACAGAGGATAGATTATCCCCGGCGGCGGGGAAAGAGGGCGCGCCCCGCGACCTCGGCGACCGTCTCGCGAGGCTCCGCTCCCGTCTCGGACCGCCTCCGTCCTTCTGGCTCACCCGCTTCGTCATCCTGCGCCTGCTCGGAGTCGTGTACTTCTTCGCCTTCCTGTCTCTCGCCACTCAGGTCCTTCCCCTCATCGGCTCGCACGGCCTCCTGCCGGCCCGCTCCTTCCTTGAGCGGGCCACCGAGTACTTCGGCTCACATCTCGATGGATTTCTGCAGTTCCCGAGCCTGTTCTGGATCGACGCGTCGGACGGTCTCCTCGTGACCCTGGCGTGGGCCGGCGTCGGGCTTTCGATCCTCGTCGTCCTCGGCTTCGCCAACTCAATCCTGCTTCTCCTGATGTGGGCGATCTACATGTCGTACGTCCACATCGGCCAGGACTGGTACGGATACGGGTGGGAGATCCAGCTCCTGGAGACCGGCTTTCTGGCCGCCTTCCTCTGTCCGCTCGTCGACCCGCGTCCGTTCCCGCGTCTGCCGCCGCCGACGCCGGTCATCTGGCTGTTCCGCTGGCTGGCCTTCCGGATCATGCTGGGGGCGGGTCTGATCAAGATCCGCGGCGACGCCTGCTGGCGCGACCTGACCTGTCTCTACTACCACTACGAGACGCAGCCGATCCCGAACCCGTTGAGCCGCTGGCTGCATTTCATGCCGAAGTGGTTCCATCGCGGCGGGGTCGTGTGGAACCATGTCTGCGAGCTCGCGGCGCCGTGGCTGTCCTTTGGTCCGAGACGTCTCCGGCACGTGGGCGGCTTCCTCATGGTCACCTTTCAGATCATCCTGATCCTGAGCGGCAACCTGTCGTTCCTGAACTATCTCACGATCGTGCCGATGCTCGCCTGCTTCGATGACTCGCTCCTGCGCCGCGTCCTTCCCAAGGCGATCGTGCGCCGCTCCGAGCAGGCGGCCGCGCGCGCCGGCGCCTCGGCCGCGCAGTCGATCGCCTCGGCCGTCCTCGTCGTGATGGTGGCGCTTCTCAGCTACTATCCGGTGAAGAACCTCCTGTCGAGCCACCAGGCGATGAACACCTCTTTCAACAGACTATCCCTGGTGAACACCTACGGCGCCTTCGGCAGCGTCGGCAAGGAGCGCCGCGAAATCGTGTTCGAGGGAACGGACGATGAGACGATCACCGGCGCGACGCAGTGGAAGGAGTACGAGTTCGAGGCCAAGCCGGGCGACCCGGCGAGGCGGCCGGCGCTCGTAGCCCCCTACCAGCCGCGTCTCGACTGGCAGATCTGGTTCGCCGCCATGTCGGTGCCCGAGCGCTATCCGTGGACGGTCCATCTGATCTGGAAGCTCCTGCACAACGACCGGGGGGTCCTGGGGCTGCTCGCGAACGACCCGTTCCCCGATCATCCGCCGCGCACCATCCGGGCCCAGTACTACCGCTACGAGTTCGCGCCGCCCGGCAACCCCGAGGGGGTGTACTGGCGACGCACGCTCCTCGGCACCTGGATCCCGCCGCTGTCGGCGGACGACCCGCGCCTGCGGCGTTTCCTGGCGGCCCACGGCTGGCTGCCGGACGGCGGCTCGCCCTAG
- a CDS encoding glycosyltransferase family 39 protein, with amino-acid sequence MSRSSPDWTPAGNADDAADPWPDLAERLVLAALFAVALALRLYYVFHHDFDSDEWQHLHVVWAWTRGLLQYRDVFDNHMPLFHMLSAPLLARIGETPAILYDMRLAMIPFVLVIVWGTYLIGRRLLGRRAGLRAAALLGLIPNFLGRSIEYRPDILQTMFWILALSVLLGGRIHWRRCLASGLLLGLAAGSSLKSILLLAALGIAALALPLAIGRRPAPVPPLRKIACISAGLAGLVIPPVALALHFHIHGALRHFLYGTVLHNYVPHLGTWSRPLRALLFVPALVLVIVFARWLARTARRPEDGTRFVFLALVAGSFFAALHLLWPLFTTYDLLPFYPLLALLVVGTASRFPRTRAVPFPGPSPWRRAVPAAVLLSLTGLIEIGWVMWREPPGHDGTRREVELLTQVLRLTDPGDSVLDMKGESVFRPRPIYSVLEGITRARMQEGSIVEPIEERVIATRTCLAAAKIDRFPEPTRRFIERNYLLVGEVRVAGRNLPRSADARGRIGFDIEIPAEYAVMTRKGPAAGLLDGEPYVGPRFLEAGRHAFTPAAPESRHALVWARAIERGCWPSCDHTALTP; translated from the coding sequence ATGAGCCGCTCGTCGCCAGACTGGACTCCTGCCGGGAACGCGGACGATGCCGCGGACCCATGGCCGGACCTCGCTGAACGCCTCGTTCTCGCGGCCCTGTTCGCCGTCGCGCTCGCGCTCCGCCTCTACTACGTCTTCCACCACGACTTCGATTCGGACGAGTGGCAGCACCTGCACGTGGTCTGGGCCTGGACCCGCGGGCTTCTGCAGTACCGCGACGTGTTCGACAACCACATGCCGCTCTTCCACATGCTGAGCGCGCCCCTCCTGGCCCGCATCGGCGAGACGCCCGCGATTCTCTACGACATGCGTCTGGCGATGATACCGTTCGTCCTGGTCATCGTGTGGGGGACCTACCTGATCGGACGCCGGCTTCTCGGACGGCGCGCCGGTCTGCGCGCCGCCGCGCTCCTGGGATTGATCCCCAATTTCCTCGGTCGATCGATCGAGTACCGGCCCGACATCCTCCAGACGATGTTCTGGATCCTGGCGCTCTCGGTCCTCCTCGGCGGCCGGATTCACTGGCGCCGGTGTCTCGCGTCCGGGCTGCTCCTCGGACTGGCGGCCGGCTCGTCGCTCAAGTCCATCCTCCTGCTCGCCGCCCTCGGCATCGCCGCGCTGGCGCTGCCGTTGGCCATCGGTCGCCGCCCGGCCCCGGTCCCGCCACTTCGAAAGATCGCGTGCATCTCGGCGGGCCTCGCCGGCCTCGTGATTCCCCCTGTCGCCCTGGCCCTCCACTTCCACATACACGGGGCGCTCCGGCACTTTCTCTACGGCACGGTCCTGCACAATTACGTGCCGCATCTGGGGACCTGGAGCCGGCCCCTGCGCGCGCTCCTGTTCGTCCCCGCGCTCGTCCTGGTGATCGTCTTCGCCCGATGGCTGGCCCGGACCGCCCGCCGGCCGGAAGACGGCACGCGTTTCGTCTTCCTGGCGCTCGTGGCGGGGAGCTTCTTCGCGGCCCTGCACCTCCTGTGGCCTCTGTTCACGACGTACGACCTGCTGCCGTTCTACCCGCTGCTGGCCCTCCTGGTCGTCGGCACGGCGTCCCGTTTCCCGCGGACGCGGGCCGTCCCTTTCCCGGGCCCTTCGCCGTGGCGCCGGGCGGTCCCGGCGGCGGTCCTGCTGTCGTTGACGGGATTGATCGAGATCGGCTGGGTGATGTGGCGCGAGCCTCCCGGACACGACGGCACCCGGCGCGAGGTCGAGCTCCTGACCCAGGTCCTGCGCCTGACCGACCCCGGCGATTCCGTACTCGACATGAAGGGGGAGTCGGTCTTCCGCCCGCGTCCCATCTACTCCGTCCTCGAGGGGATCACGCGGGCCCGCATGCAGGAGGGATCGATCGTCGAGCCGATCGAAGAGCGGGTCATCGCGACGCGCACCTGCCTGGCGGCCGCGAAGATCGATCGATTCCCGGAGCCGACGCGCCGGTTCATCGAGAGAAATTACCTGCTCGTGGGGGAAGTGCGCGTCGCGGGCCGGAACCTGCCCAGGAGCGCCGACGCGAGGGGCCGGATCGGGTTCGACATCGAGATTCCGGCCGAGTACGCCGTCATGACCCGGAAGGGACCGGCCGCCGGACTGCTCGATGGCGAGCCTTACGTCGGCCCGCGCTTCCTGGAAGCCGGGCGGCACGCCTTCACGCCGGCCGCGCCGGAGTCCCGGCACGCGCTGGTCTGGGCCCGCGCCATCGAGAGGGGCTGCTGGCCCTCCTGCGACCACACGGCGTTGACTCCCTGA
- a CDS encoding neutral/alkaline non-lysosomal ceramidase N-terminal domain-containing protein, whose translation MLGGLAGPVNLAPLLLVLLALSALASSGCAAHGGPRPGPTAPGTNATAGRPAAARASTAGVSLTGQGPIRAGAAWRVITPDLSSGTPPRMAGFGQGRDATGVHDDLYARALVIEVGEASIALVALDLIGFFHDDVVRIREEIKARHPEVGAGYVMVCSTHTHAGPDLIGLWTPAGVPLDPDYVAHVRSEAADAVAEAWRARRPARLSFVSARLPELVHDSRLPEVIDPTAVLMKADSADGRDTIATLVNFASHPESLGRGNTLLSSDYPGWTRHVLEEEFGGVAIFTSGAIGGLLTPLGVGLTDPVNGEAIPEKSFSLMQAYGDRLARALIAVWRASAEENGKGSSFVDRGTLDVRSSALRVPLDNPRFIRGLTEGRIRPREVGDDGTLKSEEAVVTLRAAGSKEPLARLACVPGEIYPELVLGGIQDPQDPGADFPGTPAERPLGPMLGSRHRLVVSLCNDELGYIIPMSEWDEKPPFAYGRDSPQYGEMNSVGPRVAPLVLRTFEDLLSRP comes from the coding sequence ATGTTAGGGGGCCTCGCCGGCCCGGTCAACCTCGCGCCACTCCTCCTCGTGCTGCTGGCGCTCTCCGCCCTCGCTTCGTCCGGCTGCGCAGCGCACGGCGGGCCTCGCCCGGGACCAACGGCTCCCGGGACGAACGCCACGGCCGGGAGGCCCGCCGCCGCGCGCGCCTCCACGGCGGGCGTGAGCCTCACGGGTCAAGGCCCGATCCGGGCCGGGGCCGCGTGGCGGGTCATCACTCCCGACCTCTCCTCGGGGACACCCCCCCGCATGGCCGGCTTCGGGCAGGGGAGGGACGCGACCGGGGTCCACGACGACCTGTACGCGCGCGCCCTCGTGATCGAGGTCGGGGAGGCCTCGATCGCCCTCGTGGCGCTCGACCTCATCGGGTTCTTCCACGATGACGTCGTCCGGATCAGGGAGGAGATCAAGGCGCGTCATCCCGAAGTGGGCGCGGGGTACGTCATGGTGTGCAGCACGCACACGCACGCAGGACCCGATCTCATCGGCCTGTGGACGCCTGCCGGCGTCCCGCTCGACCCGGACTACGTCGCGCACGTCCGCTCGGAGGCGGCGGATGCCGTCGCCGAGGCGTGGCGCGCCAGGCGGCCGGCGCGTCTGTCGTTCGTCTCCGCCCGCCTGCCCGAGCTCGTGCACGACTCCCGCCTGCCCGAGGTCATCGATCCCACCGCCGTCCTGATGAAGGCGGATTCGGCCGACGGCCGGGACACGATCGCCACCCTGGTCAACTTCGCCAGCCATCCGGAGTCGCTGGGACGCGGCAACACGCTCCTTTCGTCCGATTACCCGGGGTGGACGCGGCACGTCCTGGAGGAGGAGTTCGGCGGCGTGGCGATCTTCACCAGCGGCGCCATCGGCGGTCTGCTCACCCCGCTGGGGGTCGGCCTCACCGATCCCGTGAATGGGGAGGCGATCCCGGAGAAGAGCTTCAGTTTGATGCAGGCGTATGGAGACCGCCTGGCGCGGGCGCTCATCGCCGTCTGGCGGGCGTCCGCCGAGGAGAACGGGAAGGGGTCGTCGTTCGTCGATCGGGGGACCCTCGACGTCCGCTCGAGTGCCCTGCGCGTGCCGCTCGATAATCCGCGCTTCATCCGGGGTCTGACCGAAGGCCGGATCCGGCCACGCGAGGTCGGAGACGACGGCACGCTCAAGAGCGAGGAGGCGGTGGTGACCCTGCGCGCGGCCGGGAGCAAGGAGCCGCTGGCCCGTCTCGCCTGCGTCCCGGGAGAGATCTATCCGGAGCTCGTTCTGGGCGGCATCCAGGATCCGCAGGATCCGGGGGCCGACTTCCCCGGCACGCCCGCCGAACGCCCGCTCGGACCGATGCTCGGCTCGCGGCACCGGCTCGTCGTCAGCCTGTGCAATGACGAGCTGGGGTACATCATCCCGATGTCGGAGTGGGACGAAAAGCCGCCGTTCGCCTACGGCCGGGACTCGCCGCAGTACGGTGAGATGAACTCGGTCGGCCCCAGGGTCGCGCCGCTGGTGCTCCGGACCTTCGAGGATCTCCTCAGCCGGCCGTGA
- a CDS encoding class GN sortase, with protein MRARRILCVVALLLLSSGGGLLGRRLYVEGKALLAHLLIERALALHLRDGASHPPWAWADTYPIAVLTVDRLRVRCPVLAGASGTSLAFGAGHIDGTAPPNAPGHSVLAGHRDREFEFLRDLAPGDVLRLRTPGAVREYLVDGAGVVPRDDGTALQPTAGDRLTLVTCYPFGGLWRSSLRYVVTAAARGVPVSQMITNSSSPSARSIRHQY; from the coding sequence ATGCGGGCCCGGCGGATCCTCTGCGTCGTCGCGCTGCTGCTCCTGTCCTCGGGCGGGGGTCTCCTCGGGCGGCGGCTCTACGTCGAGGGGAAGGCTCTCCTGGCGCACCTGCTCATCGAGCGCGCGCTCGCTCTGCACCTCCGGGACGGCGCCTCGCACCCTCCCTGGGCGTGGGCCGACACCTACCCGATCGCGGTCCTCACGGTCGACCGGCTGCGCGTGAGATGCCCGGTGCTGGCGGGGGCCTCGGGGACATCCCTGGCGTTCGGCGCCGGCCACATCGACGGGACAGCGCCGCCGAACGCTCCGGGGCATTCCGTCCTGGCGGGACACCGCGATCGCGAGTTCGAATTCCTGCGCGACCTCGCGCCGGGGGACGTCCTGCGTCTGCGGACGCCGGGTGCCGTGCGCGAGTATCTGGTCGATGGCGCGGGTGTGGTGCCGCGAGACGACGGGACCGCCCTGCAACCGACGGCAGGGGACCGCCTGACGCTCGTCACGTGCTACCCCTTCGGCGGCTTATGGCGCTCTTCTCTGAGGTACGTCGTGACCGCCGCGGCCCGCGGGGTCCCGGTGTCGCAGATGATCACGAATTCGTCATCCCCCTCGGCGCGATCAATCCGTCACCAATATTGA
- a CDS encoding carboxypeptidase regulatory-like domain-containing protein: MPKDRHRLPDCTDLRRRRRTVLAWLTATAFAAIPLVVPRAAAQAVRAATGRLEGSIVVGPQLSARKIRFNLYPDLAQPAAAPQPESTVSELANVIVSFEASPALASAPSRTTRPVMRQEGLTFVPHVLAIARGSQVEFPNGDSIFHNVFSLSKAASFDLGRFPKGSSKSVRFDRPGIVKVFCHIHSDMSGVIVVLDNPFFAIPDARGHYVIDGVPPGEYRVIAWHERAHPLERTVRIEPGRAAAADFSIPLTEESPAGE; this comes from the coding sequence ATGCCCAAGGACCGTCACCGGCTACCAGACTGCACCGACCTCCGGCGGCGGCGCCGGACGGTCCTCGCCTGGCTGACCGCCACCGCGTTCGCCGCGATCCCTCTCGTCGTGCCGCGCGCGGCCGCGCAGGCGGTGCGCGCGGCCACCGGCCGCCTGGAGGGATCGATCGTCGTCGGTCCACAGCTGTCCGCGAGAAAGATCCGCTTCAACCTCTATCCCGATCTTGCACAGCCCGCGGCCGCCCCCCAGCCGGAGTCGACGGTCAGCGAGCTGGCGAACGTCATCGTCTCCTTCGAGGCGTCACCGGCGCTCGCGAGCGCACCGTCGCGGACGACGCGTCCGGTGATGCGTCAGGAAGGGTTGACCTTCGTCCCGCACGTCCTGGCGATCGCGAGGGGATCCCAGGTCGAATTCCCGAACGGAGATTCGATCTTCCACAATGTGTTCTCTCTGTCGAAGGCGGCCTCGTTCGATCTCGGCAGGTTCCCGAAGGGGTCGTCGAAGTCGGTGCGCTTCGACAGGCCCGGGATCGTCAAGGTCTTCTGCCACATCCACTCGGACATGAGCGGCGTCATCGTCGTCCTGGACAACCCGTTCTTCGCGATTCCGGACGCCCGGGGCCATTACGTGATCGACGGCGTCCCTCCCGGAGAGTACCGGGTGATCGCCTGGCACGAGCGGGCGCATCCCCTCGAGAGGACCGTCCGGATCGAGCCGGGGCGGGCCGCCGCCGCCGATTTCAGCATCCCGCTGACCGAGGAGAGTCCCGCCGGTGAGTGA
- a CDS encoding VIT domain-containing protein → MTPQAARPGGPHTPFGRTLVILALIWNIVVPLLARDDGGDAAAGPVRASEAGTGSLLRRTPDGLVPLPVLDIDVRLEVTGILVHGTVAQTFRNPTGEVIDCVYVFPLPERAALHRMEIRVGGRRIVSVIEEKAEAKRVYEKARQEGRKAALVEQERPNLFTTSAAAINPGESIEIVLEYLQEIAFDGDAFSLTFPLTLTPRFTTGPREDSARISPPLASPGSAAFPRASLVVRIDAGVPVDTVESDTHAIGTFHDGGVLVVEPRGKTVPADRDFRLRWRPVLTAEPRPALFFEDRPEGRYVLAMILPPLRDVGAGRGLPAETLFIIDVSGSMAGPSIEQARGALLLALDRLRPDDTFDILSFNEEVREFRGGFVPASGPDLEEARAWTRSLAASGGTRIDLALARGLALVGASRTAESRRIIFLTDGAVDNEEAVLSEVRSGLAGARLHTLGIGAAPNRYLMRAMASAGRGLCDFISTTDGAGNRVDAFFSRLSRPVMTGLSLAWKGGEPIESYPALLPDLHEGEPLFLSARLAPGRSLPRLVLGGSTLDGAQHLEAAEEGPAATDSGVAVRWGRAKVEALLDTLDDGASPDTVRAAVIDVSRTFGIVTPYTSLVAEEEFPTATGASSRVRVANGLPAGSGLPGDLPQGGTDEPVLVLLGALLVLAGTVLMAGALRLPGKA, encoded by the coding sequence ATGACACCCCAGGCGGCACGCCCCGGCGGACCGCACACACCATTTGGAAGGACTCTGGTGATCCTCGCGCTCATCTGGAACATCGTCGTCCCGCTCCTCGCCCGGGACGATGGCGGCGACGCCGCGGCCGGTCCGGTCAGGGCCTCGGAGGCGGGAACGGGCTCTCTCTTGAGGAGAACACCGGACGGTCTCGTCCCCCTCCCCGTTCTCGATATCGACGTGAGGCTCGAGGTGACAGGGATCCTGGTGCACGGGACCGTCGCCCAGACCTTCCGCAATCCGACCGGCGAGGTGATCGACTGCGTCTACGTCTTCCCGCTCCCGGAGCGCGCGGCCTTGCACCGCATGGAGATACGCGTCGGCGGGCGCCGCATCGTCTCGGTGATCGAGGAGAAGGCGGAGGCGAAGCGCGTGTACGAAAAGGCGCGCCAGGAGGGGCGGAAGGCGGCGCTCGTGGAGCAGGAGAGGCCGAACCTGTTCACGACGTCCGCCGCGGCCATCAACCCCGGCGAATCGATCGAGATCGTCCTGGAGTACCTGCAGGAGATCGCCTTCGACGGCGATGCGTTCAGTCTCACCTTCCCGCTCACGCTCACCCCCCGGTTCACGACCGGTCCCCGGGAGGACAGCGCCCGGATCAGCCCGCCGCTCGCGAGCCCGGGGAGCGCGGCGTTCCCGCGGGCGAGCCTGGTCGTCCGGATCGACGCCGGCGTTCCAGTCGACACGGTCGAGAGCGACACGCACGCCATCGGGACCTTCCATGACGGCGGCGTCCTCGTGGTCGAGCCGCGCGGGAAGACGGTGCCCGCCGATCGCGACTTCCGCCTGCGCTGGAGGCCGGTCCTGACGGCCGAACCGAGACCGGCGCTGTTCTTCGAGGACCGTCCGGAGGGGCGGTACGTCCTGGCCATGATCCTGCCTCCGCTCCGCGACGTGGGGGCCGGGCGCGGTCTTCCTGCGGAGACGCTGTTCATCATCGACGTGTCGGGGTCGATGGCCGGCCCGTCGATCGAGCAGGCGCGCGGTGCGCTCCTCCTGGCGCTCGATCGGCTGCGACCGGATGACACCTTCGACATCCTCTCCTTCAACGAGGAGGTGCGGGAATTCCGGGGCGGGTTCGTTCCAGCCTCGGGGCCGGATCTCGAGGAGGCGCGCGCCTGGACCCGATCCCTCGCGGCATCCGGCGGGACGCGCATCGACCTGGCGCTGGCGCGGGGACTGGCGCTGGTCGGAGCCTCGCGAACAGCGGAGTCGCGGAGGATCATCTTCCTGACCGACGGGGCCGTCGACAACGAGGAGGCCGTCCTGAGCGAGGTCCGGTCGGGGCTCGCAGGGGCGCGCCTGCACACGCTGGGCATCGGCGCGGCGCCGAACCGCTACCTGATGCGCGCGATGGCCTCTGCGGGGCGGGGCCTGTGCGATTTCATCTCCACCACGGACGGCGCCGGGAATCGCGTGGACGCGTTCTTCTCCCGTCTCAGCCGGCCCGTGATGACCGGTCTTTCCCTCGCCTGGAAGGGTGGGGAGCCGATCGAGTCGTACCCCGCCCTTCTGCCCGACCTGCACGAGGGGGAGCCATTGTTCCTCTCCGCCCGGCTGGCCCCCGGCCGATCGCTGCCGCGCCTGGTCCTGGGCGGCAGCACGCTCGACGGGGCGCAACACCTGGAGGCGGCCGAGGAGGGTCCCGCGGCCACGGACTCCGGCGTCGCGGTGCGGTGGGGCCGCGCCAAGGTCGAGGCCCTGCTCGACACCCTGGACGATGGAGCGTCCCCCGACACGGTGCGGGCCGCCGTCATCGACGTCTCGAGGACGTTCGGCATCGTCACCCCCTACACCAGCCTCGTGGCGGAGGAGGAATTCCCCACGGCGACCGGGGCCTCCTCCCGGGTGAGGGTGGCGAACGGGTTGCCCGCGGGCTCGGGCCTGCCCGGCGACCTGCCGCAGGGAGGGACCGACGAGCCGGTCCTGGTCCTCCTCGGCGCACTCCTGGTGCTCGCCGGCACCGTCCTCATGGCGGGGGCGCTCCGGCTGCCGGGAAAGGCCTGA
- a CDS encoding MASE1 domain-containing protein: MRRRPWHETLALLAGLTLIYVAAGKLALRVAFLDPSASAVWPPTGIALAALLLFGRSLWPAIFVGAFLVNLTTAGNVATSLGIAAGNALEAIAGAWLVERYAGGRRAFHRLPDFLKFLVLSGLVATAISPTFGITSLCLGGFTRWSEYGPVWLTWWLGDLGGALIVAPPLILWLSNPRPGWSRRRGIEAVAVLLALCLVGELEFLGYLLPGFSRYPLSFLCLPPLLWMAFRFGPRETATAGLVLLATATWGTLRGAGPYGAFGPNASLLLLQAFMIVTVLTAMSLAAVVAERRREHAVLELQAAELARSNAELEQFAHVASHDLQEPLRTVTNFVQLLARRYRGRLDADADEFVQYIVDGTTRMARLIEDLLDFSRAGTSDRPMRPIDTGDSVAEAVANLDLSIRGSGAVVHHDGLPTVNGDPTQLTQLFQNLIGNAIKFRGPDPPEVRVSAALRGRDWVFSVRDNGIGIEPQYAQRIFVIFQRLHGRTEYPGTGIGLSICQRIVARHGGHIWVESEPGRGSTFYFSLPAG; the protein is encoded by the coding sequence ATGAGACGTCGTCCGTGGCACGAGACCCTCGCGCTCCTCGCCGGTCTCACGTTGATCTATGTTGCCGCCGGCAAGCTGGCGCTGCGGGTGGCCTTCCTGGACCCGAGCGCGTCCGCGGTGTGGCCTCCGACCGGCATCGCCCTCGCCGCGCTCCTCCTTTTCGGTCGAAGCCTCTGGCCCGCGATCTTCGTCGGCGCGTTCCTCGTCAACCTCACCACGGCCGGCAACGTCGCCACGAGCCTCGGAATCGCGGCCGGGAACGCGCTCGAGGCGATCGCCGGCGCCTGGCTGGTGGAGCGCTACGCGGGCGGCCGCCGGGCGTTCCACCGGCTGCCGGACTTCCTGAAGTTCCTGGTCCTGTCCGGGCTCGTCGCCACCGCCATCAGCCCCACCTTTGGCATCACGTCCCTGTGTCTGGGTGGCTTCACCCGCTGGAGCGAATACGGACCGGTCTGGCTGACCTGGTGGCTCGGGGACCTGGGCGGAGCGCTGATCGTGGCGCCCCCCTTGATCCTCTGGCTCTCGAACCCCCGCCCCGGCTGGAGCCGGCGCCGGGGGATCGAGGCCGTCGCCGTCCTTCTGGCGCTGTGCCTGGTGGGGGAGCTGGAATTCCTCGGGTACCTGCTGCCCGGGTTCAGTCGCTATCCCCTGAGCTTCCTCTGCCTGCCCCCCCTGCTGTGGATGGCGTTCCGCTTCGGCCCGCGCGAGACCGCCACGGCGGGGCTCGTGCTCCTGGCCACGGCCACCTGGGGGACGCTGCGCGGCGCCGGTCCCTACGGCGCGTTCGGACCGAACGCGTCCCTCCTCCTTCTGCAGGCCTTCATGATCGTCACGGTCCTGACCGCGATGTCGCTCGCCGCGGTCGTGGCCGAGCGGCGGCGGGAGCACGCGGTCCTGGAGCTGCAGGCCGCGGAACTGGCGCGCTCGAACGCCGAGCTGGAGCAGTTCGCGCACGTCGCCAGCCACGACCTGCAGGAACCGCTGCGGACGGTGACCAACTTCGTGCAGCTCCTGGCCCGGCGTTACCGGGGCCGGCTCGACGCGGACGCCGATGAATTTGTCCAATACATCGTCGACGGCACCACGCGGATGGCGCGCCTGATCGAGGACCTCCTGGATTTTTCCCGCGCCGGCACCTCCGACCGGCCGATGCGGCCGATCGATACCGGCGACAGCGTGGCGGAGGCGGTGGCCAACCTGGATCTCTCCATCCGCGGATCGGGGGCGGTCGTCCACCACGACGGCCTGCCCACCGTGAACGGCGACCCCACGCAGCTGACGCAGCTGTTCCAGAACCTGATCGGCAACGCCATCAAGTTCAGGGGTCCCGACCCTCCCGAGGTTCGCGTCTCCGCCGCTCTCCGCGGCAGGGACTGGGTCTTCTCCGTGCGCGACAACGGCATCGGCATCGAGCCGCAGTACGCGCAGCGCATCTTCGTGATCTTCCAGCGGCTGCACGGCCGGACCGAGTATCCGGGGACGGGAATCGGGCTGTCGATCTGCCAGAGGATCGTGGCGCGTCACGGCGGGCACATCTGGGTGGAGTCGGAGCCCGGCCGCGGGTCGACCTTCTATTTCAGCCTTCCCGCCGGCTAA